From the genome of Alteromonas stellipolaris:
TTTACAATAAGCACTTCATCTGGGTGGATAAACTGGAACGGCTTATATTTAGGATAATGTGGGTCTTCTGCTATTCGCGCTGGCTGCTCTTCCATAAACTTAGCGTAGTACTCAGGTAGCACGTACTCACCTGGGTTTTCAGCGTCTTCATTGGTATAAACACTTTCATCATGGTAGTACCAACGCTCTGGCACTATAACATCACCTGGTTGCCACTTGGGATTTACCGCGCCAGCAATGCCCATATAAACCACCTGTTTAACAGGGAAATAATCTAGCGCCATTTGTGTCGACATGGCCGCATTGGCAATACTCATACCGGTAGCGAAAACAAGAATAGGTTCATCGTGATAGGTCCCAATACGATAAGTAATACCTTTGATTGTGGTGGTGGTGTGTATTTGTGCATCAGGATCAGAATCGATTTTGCCCAAAATACCTTCCATTTCTGGAGCGTAAGCAACCATCACAGCGGTAAATTTATCGCCAGTAAAAGACGCCGGACCATATTGAGGCTGAGTGACAGGTGAAGTGTTGGCACACCCCGTTATCACCACAACAAATGACATGCACAACAGAAACGAGATAACACGAAGTTTCATAATCACCATTCTTATTCAGTTTTTATTGGGAGGAGCAGAGGCAAAAGCCTGTGCGCTCTGCGTTGTTTAATTCTTAACGTACCAGCTTTCGGAATGAAAGAAAGTGTTATATCGGCATTTTACAAATATTAAAAACACTGGATACACCCCCCTAACAAATGACATTCAGCGAAGGTTATCTTATTTTGCTTTTTAAACTAATTCTTTCTCCTCTATAGAATAAAACGCGCTTAGTTGCAGTTTCATAAGCTGAACACGGATGTGCGGCTACCCTTATTGGATTACATTTATAGGAGATAAAAGCGCTTAAAAAAGCAACGCGAGACCAACTGACTCGTATCGATGAGGATACAATTACCAATGAACATGAAACTACTTCGCTCTCTGCAAATTTTTGTTGAGGTCGCTGAAAGCGGTAGCATGAGTATTGCAGCCCGAAACCTGCATATGACCGTTTCGGCAATTAGCCAACAACTAAGAAAACTTGAACAAGACATTGGGCTGAGTTTATTTAACCGTAATACCCGAAACTTGAGCCTTACCGAGGCTGGAAGGATCTATTACGACACCAGCAAGAAGATGTTAGACACCGCTGTTGAAGCACAGGAACGTATTGAAACGCTTCAAGACGCGCCTTCAGGTAAAGTAAATATTATTGCTCCAGAAGGTTTTGGTGGTGGCTTATTGAGTCAGCCCTTGCAGAAGTTATGTGAGGATTTCCCGAAAATAAATGTATCGCTGACGCTAACCGACCAACCTACAGACATTATTGTTTCAGGTGCCGACTTACTGCTTGGCTTTACTCCAGTGTCTGATACTAATTTCAGCAGTTTAGAGTTGGCCACATGGCGACGAATTCTGTGTGTATCGGCTGAGCATCCTTTGGCAAAATCGCCTCTAGAGTCGCCCGACATTCTTCAAGAGTATTCCTATATTTCTCACCGCCATATAGAAGAATACGTCATGAAGCACGACAAGCTTGATAAAGTCCCGCTGACGTCTAGCCGTATTGAGCTTGATTCAATGCAAACCTTAATCCAGCTTACGCGTGATGGACTTGGGTATGCAGTGCTGCCTGAACCAGAGGTGCGCCACTTACTTAGTGAAGGCTCAATGAAGCAGCTATTCACTGACTGGTCGTTACCTGATTACACCGTATATGCGGTTACCCCTAAACGTGAATTGGTGCCTGCTAAAATCAGTGCGGCTATTACATGTTTGCAAGACTGGTTCTCTGAAATCTAAGTTATCCGAATTAGTCGCTTTTTGAAGCATAAAAAAAGGGCATCATGATGATGCCCTTTTTCTTGTCAAACTTGCTTAGAAGCTTGTATTAACCTGCAAACTAAATACGTTCGCTTTAGCATGCTCAGTAGCCGTAAGGTCACTTACGATAGTACCAATAGAGCGCTGCTGGCTAACTGCCGCTTCACGACCTTTAATATAGGCATAAGCCATATCAATGCTGGTGCTTTCAGTTAATGCGTATGTTGCACCTACCGTGTACCAATGACGATCGGTATCTGGAATACTCAATGAACGGTGCTCGTAGCTCACTGCGCCATCGTCGTACGCATAGCCAGCACGAAGCGTAATCTTGTCGCTATAAAGGTAAGTTCCACCCACGCTTAAGCGTAATGAATCTTCAAAATCTTCTTCTTTAAGTAGTAAATCATCACCACTATCAAGCTCTGCATTCAACTTATCAAATGCGCTCCATTCAGTGAATACAACACTGGCTTGCACTGACCATTCATCGTTAAGCTGTTGGTTAATCGCCACTTCAGTGATTGCAGCTAAATCTAAATCTAGTGAACCGCCTTGGTTGTATAGCTCTGCCACTGCAGGAATGATAGCGCCTAGGTCTGATTCAATTTCACCTTCAAGATTTAGCTCTGTTTCTGCACGGTAGCTAAACGCCAACTTAGTGGTCTCTGTGGCTTGCCATAACGCGCCAACATTCCAACCAAAGGCAACATCGTCACCAGACATTTTAACAATAGTTGCATTACCTAGTGCATCGCTACCAAGTAGCGCACCAAATGCTTGAGGAATAGCAGTACCAATTTCGGCTTCTGCGTAAGTCACGTTAAGACCAAAACCTAAGCTTAATGTATCGTTTACTTTGTAAGCCACAACAGGGTTTAGCGTAAATGAGGTTACTTCGGCGTCATCAGCAAAGTGCAAACCGTTATAGCTATCGCTGTAGTCGGTAGCAAGGCCGTAGTTAGAGAATGCGCCAATACCCCAAGATACTTTGTCATTCACAGGTGCAGTGTAGAAAAAAGAAGGCACAGCTGCCGAGGTAGCAATATCTTCTTCACTGGCGTCATATGTATTTGCAAACAGCACTTCACCGCTTTCGTTGTACACAGCAACATCCATATCACCACGAATATCAACCTGTGGATTGATGTAGCTTACCTGCGCACTGAACTGAGCCGTTTTAAACTCAGTAATTGCAGCAGGGTTAGTAGCAAGAATTGATGCATTTTCAGGCGTTGCCGCTTGGCCCGCCATCGCGCGACCAAAACCATTTGCGCTATGCTCGTTTACTTGGAAACCAGCAGCTAGCACAGAAGAAGATGCCATCGAGGCTAGTGCTAAGCATACAGAGGCACGTAAAGAAAAATATTGCTTCATAAAAATACTCTTATAGAACAGGAAATATGCAGTGGCGCATTCTACGGATACGGTAAGTTTTGTTCAATGCAAGTTAACGCCATTTACGCTGATTTATCGCATTTTTTACAACTTTAGCGGCATAATTAAAGAAGATGTAAACATTTTGCAAATAATAGATTGCAAATATTGGCGCTATTTGTAAATTCTGACATTTGCCATTCACCATAAATAAATGAGGAAGGCTTGATAAAACACGCTATTTTTGACCTTTCTAGTGATTATGCTTGTATAAGCAGTTTCTAGCCCCACAACTGTAGTACAAGATAATTTCAACAGCCTAAGGAGAGATTCACATGTCTAGCAATAAAGAAATTCTATTGGTCAATCGCCCAAACGATAGAAAAATAGGCTCCCATTTGTTTGAAACTCGTGAGCAATCCATTCCTTCTCCGGGTGAAGGTGAAATACTGATTAAACAAACTTACATGTCACTCGACCCTGCAATGCTAGGGTGGATGAGTGAAGATCGTGAAAGTTATATTCCGCCTGTCGAGCTTGGTGAAGTCATGCGCTCAAGCGGTGTAGGTGAAGTAATAGAGTCGAACAACCCTGATTTCTCTGTTGGCGACAAAGTCATGGGGATGACTGGCTGGCGAGAATACTTGGTAAGTAATGGTGAAGGCTTCAATAAGCTGCAGCCAGGTGTTACCGAAGAAATGGCGCTTTGCGTATTCGCCCTGCCCGGTTTAACTGCAACCACAGGCTTATATAACTTTGGTGAGCCTAAAGAAGGTGAAACCTTGGTTGTCACTGGCGCTGCTGGTTCAGTAGGCTCAATCGTAGGTCAGCTCGCAAAAGCAGACGGCCTTCGCGTTATTGGCGTAGTGGGCAGTGACGAAAAAGCAGATTGGATTGTTAACGAGCTCGGCTTTGACGGTGCAGTAAACTATAAAACTGACGATTTAGAAGCGAAATTAACGGAGCTCACCCCTGACAAAATTGACGTGTTCTTCGAAAACACCGGCGGCCCAATTCAACAGCATATCTTCAATCGTATGAATACACATGGACGTATTGTGGTTTGCGGTATGATTGCCGACTATCAATCAGAAAACCCGGCTCCTGGCCCAAATTGGATACCGTTAATTAAAAAGCGCATTAATGTTCGTGGGTTTGCAATGCCTGATCATTGGGGAGAAGTACCTCAGCTTATTGCAAAGCTGTCGCCCTACGTACAACAAGGTAAGATTCAATATCGTTCTCACATGGTTGAGGGTATAGAGTCAGCGGTAGAGGGTTTACAGATGTTATTTTCTGGCGACAATAAAGGGAAAATGATCGTTAAACTTTAAGCCTAAGGCTTATATTTTTTTACGCTAACTATCGACGCTGATTTAACTTAGCGTCGATAGTAAATAAGTGCCCTTCCCCGCAGCCTTTGCTTGATAAAGTTCATTATCAGCTTGGTTAATTAAGCCTTCTAATGTTTGCCCTTTAATATTGGTTACTACCACGGCACCAATAGAGCAGGAGACGGTTTTTGCTGATGCATTTGATGCATGAGGTAAGGCTTTTTTATCCCAAATATCGAGTATTTGCTGGCAACTTTGTTCTACTTGCCTTGCTGAAACCCCACTGACAATAACCATAAACTCTTCGCCACCATAACGACCCAGAATATCGGTTTGTCGTTGAAACACGGCGCGCATCACATCAGCCTGCGCCACAATGGCATCATCCCCTTGTTGGTGACCAAAGGCATCGTTGTATTTCTTAAAGTCATCTAAATCGAGCATAAATACTGCGAAAGATAGGTTCTGCCTTTTGCTGAGCGACAGTAATCTCTCGCCTTCTTTCATCAGTGCACGTCTATTAAGGAGATTGGTTAGCGGGTCTTCCCGACTTAAGGTGTTTAGCTTTTTGTTCGTTGATTTTAAGAGGATCACTATTCTGTCTAAACGGTATTTTGCATAAGCGCATATAAATAACGACCCCACCACAAATGACGTTGAAATCATGACGCGATCGCCATACACAGGCGCGATTACCATCAAACCAATAAAACCAGCAATGCTTATTATCGATGCCACCAACGCCAGCTTATAGGTAACACCTAACGCAAATACACAATAGAATGCATATAAAATGGTACCCTCGTAAGGAAAGGCAAATTCGTATAGCACCCAACTTTGGTAAATGAGCACAAAATTGGCAAAGGTTAACATCACCATAAGCCCTGCAAAAATCCAGCTTCTGGCAGCATAAAAGAATCGAGAAAACGAAAGGGCGATAACCAAAAAGATAACTGGAATTTGGTATATAAGGCGGTTTTGAAGATAAAACTCGTACAAGGGGGAAGGTAACAACGCCATATCTGCCAAGATGAAAGAGGCGAGCAACAAAGCACCGATAAGAAGAGCAACACGAAGTCTTAAAATCTCTCTATGCTTTCCTACCACTTCCACCTTCTTCTCCCGACATGGGTAACATCTTTCAGTAAGTATAGACGCTTCTATAAGGCTAGCTTAAGTAGACTACCTTTTAATGCTTCAATGGTGATAGGTTTGGTGACCACGTCGTTCATACCGTCCTGTTTAAAGGCATCATGGCGCTCTTTAAAGGCTTCTGCTGTAAGCCCAATAATAGGAATTTGGCTTACGTCACTTGGTAAATTTCGAATACGCTTAGTGGCTTCAACACCATCCATCACTGGCATATGAATATCCATAAAGATAACGTCGAACGCCTCTTCTTCAACTTTAACAGCCGCTTTTAAACCGTTGTCGACATGAGTAACAGTACACCCAAGCTGCTCTAATAGTGCCTGAGCAACCACGGCATTTATCGCATTATCTTCTGCCAGTAATACGCTAATACCCGGTTTGAGGATTGTATTTTTATTTAGGTTACTTTGCGCTTCTTGCAGTGACGCACTGTCGATAACACGGGCGCTTACAATGGCAGACATCGTAAAACACGACCCTTCACCCACTCGGCTCGTGACTTTGACATCACCACCTAATATCTGCGAAAGCTCTTTGGCAATGGATAAACCTAAACCTGTACCACCATAACGACGTGAAATTGAAGAATCAGATTGCGTAAACTTATCAAAAATATGTTCAAGCCTATCCGGCTCTATACCAATTCCAGTATCTTTCACAGAAATGACCAAGCGATTTTCTTCTACCAACTTCCCAGCGACTTTTTTCAGACTCGCAGTAACCGTCACCGTGCCTTTGTGTGTGAACTTGATGGCATTACTGGCAAGGTTAATCACTATTTGGCGCAATTTAGTTACGTCACTGGTGACCAATACCGAGTCTAAATTCTTACTTTTATATTCTAACCGGGTATGGTTTGCACTCGCATTGATACCTAGCAAGGTAATAAGATCGTTCAGCATGTTATCTAAATTAAATTCAGTAACATCAACTTCTGACATACCAGATTCAATCTTAGATAAATCGAGTACATCATTGATTACATTGGCAAGAATAGTAGCTGAAGAACGTAAATCTGACGCATATTGCTTTTGCTTGTCGTCTAACGGCGTATCTAGCAGTAAAGTAGCAAGGCCTTGAATACCATTTAACGGCGTGCGAATTTCATGGCTCATAACGGCAAGAAAGTCCGTTTTGGCTTTATTAGCAGCTTGTGCCCGTTCCACATAATTTTCGATGTCTGCAGACATGGCTTCTACATCTTGGGCTAAGTCACTTAGTTCATCTTTCCCGCTAACATCGATGCTTACCCGTTTATGATTACCGGCGATACTGCTCGTTGCATCTTTAATTTTTCCAATAGGGGATATCACAAAATACTGAGTGATTTTCCCTATGAATAAACTCACTAAAATGACCGTAAACAGGGTAATAGCAATGGTTAGCCACGCTATTTTTGATAATGACGATTCTAGTTCATCGGTAGATTGGCTAACTGTAAGTTTCCAGTTCCATGGGTCGAACTTGCTACAGGCAAAGAGGACATATTGATCTCTCCACTCAGATTCACCAAATGCAATATCGGTAGCATTAATGGTGGTGATAGTGGCGTTGGCGGTATTGATGGGCGCCCACGCTTCATAGGTGCTAAATAGCTCAGCGCCAGTAGACTTATCACTTACCGCAAAATGCTTACCGGTGGACTCATGAAGCTCTGCTAGCTCGTCAAATACCTCTTTTTGATAGGCATCTCGAAATACCGGCACATTCTCTAAACCCGAATCCACCAGCAGTTCGTGCCGCTCTCGCACAAACTCAATAAAAGTGAGTGACAAGGTTTGGGTAAGTAACTGATACTCTCGCTCTCTCACTGAGTCATAAGCCGTCAAATAGGCCCAATAGCCCGTTAGCGCCATCCCTGTAAACAGAATGGGGATATATATAGCTAAAAGCTTCGACTTAATTCGCATAGATATCTGGTACTACTCTTTGTTGGTAAATTAGGTCTTTATTGATAAACGTGATTTTTCGATAACTTTAAATACGATGACGGAATAGGAATATGCATCTTTATGGCGGTAGATACATTCACCCCTATGGTGTATTTATCCATTCTAGTGACAGGCATGCTATTGGCCTTCTCGCCACTTAAAATTCTTTTGGCCCGTAAGGCACCTGATTTCCCAATACTTTTTTCATCTGCTACAACGCCAAGTAACGCACCTTGCTGCACTGACTCTATACTTTCGGCAAAAACCGGCAATAGTTTAGTTTCTTTGTAAATAACATTGATGAGATCGTTGGCTTGAAGCAAGGGGCCAGTGGAAAGCCAATAGGTATCAACGCCGGATGTTTCTACTTTTTCTTTGAGCGCTTCCACAACACCATCACGCATAGTGTCTAACCCTGAGGTACCTTCAACGTAGGCGGTCCTTACAGCCACGAACTTCACGTTATCATACTGGCTCTCGAGTGCTAATAGGCTTTCTACAGAACTTTTTGAAGACGGGTAGTCAGAATGCACTAACCCAATAGTAATCGGCTCTTCCAGTGCCGAGGCTTTTAGTAAGCCATCAAGCATATCCAACTTTACTTTGGCATCTAATACGTGAGACTCACCGGTTATGTTTGATACGCTACGTTCGCCAAACGCAGTGACTATGCCCTCTTTAACTGGGTCTGCCACTGTCATGAATAAAGTAGGGAGCTCAGAAGCCGCTGAAAAGTTGTAAACCGCTCTTGTGGCAAGCGTTGCGATTGGCACTAGCAGGTCCGGCGCACCGTTTTCCGTAACAGTTTGCACTATGGTTCTCGCTTGCTCTTCTAATCCCTGAGCGTTATATATTTCTATGTCTATTTCATGTTCAGGCATAATCAATGTAAGTTCATCGATAAATGCATCTCTTGTATTTGTCACTATGGGCAAGGGGCTTGTTTCAATGATCGCCACCCGTAATGGTTGAGCTTCTACTTGAGCGTGAAACATAAAACAAAGGAGTATACTCGTGATGAGTAGTGACATTTTTTTCATCTTTAATTAGCCCAACTGTTAAGCTAGTGAGTAGGTGATTAGTTTGAAATATCATAGTGTTAATCGACTCCGCTGCATAGCCGAAGTTCGTATAATATAGGCTTAAAATACCCATAAGTTTGTTTTAGATAGTTTATGCTAGGTAAGCGTTAAAAATTGCCCTCGCTGACTAAGCTTTCTATGATTCAGACTCACTATGATTAAAGGGCCATGCAACATGGCTAATCCGTTACGGCCAAGTCTATTAAGGATAATAACCATATTATGAGGCGAATAAAATCTCTTATGCCTAGTACTATACAAAATACATGCAGTAGCAATAAAATGACAACGTTAGGTCTATGTTTAAGCCTGTATCTGGCAAGCTTTTCGCCTTTAGCTAGCAACGAAATTATGAACGAAACATTAAAGGACGGGAGAATGACAGACCAGACAGTGACGAACAAAAAAATGAAGACCTTAACGAAAGAACAAGTCATTGAACAGCTCAACCTCTCTCATCACTTTGAAGGTGGTTATTTTCGCCAAAGCTTTAAAGCAGATCACAGAGACAAAGTAACAACGTCGCGTGGTGAACGCACCACCATGACCGCTATTTATTACATGCTTACCAACGACAACAGTATTGACCACTTTCATACTAAGTATTCCGATGGTATTGAGTTTTACCACATGGGCGCGCCCATTACTTACCATATGATTTACCCAGATGGTCATTACGAAAAAGTGGTAGTAGGGCCTGATATTGCCAACGGCCAGCAGTTGCAGCTTGCTGTACCTGGAGGCACTTTTAAAGCGGCCGAGTTAACTGATGGCGACTATGGGTTGGTGAGCGAAGCTGTATCCCCTGGGTGGGAGCCTGAAGATATGATTGAAGTTTTTCAGCATGAATTGTTAGAAAAATTTCCGCAGCACAAGGTGCTTATCGAACGCCTTGCGAATAAGAAATAGAAACGCCAATTCAAATAAATAAGCCTGTTAGAAACAGGCTTATTTATTGTTACTCAGGTTTGCTTTAATCCCTATTTCAGCTAGATGTTTATTTCAGCCAAAAGTGCCACGCTTTTCAGCCTAGCTTCTAGGTTATGAATTGGCATTGAAACAATCACCTCATCCACTTCAGTTGCCTCTACAAATTTAGCTAACTGTGCGGCAACCGTGGCTTTTGAACCCACCAATGCATAACGCAATACATGAGACAACATGGCGTAATCTGCTTCGCTGCAAATTGCCGATAAATCGTCTACGGGTTTAGCAAACGGCTTGTTAAGCCCTCGGCGCATATTCATAAACTGCTGTTGTACCGAGGTGAAAAGATACTGTGCCTCTTCATCGGTATCGGCCACTACCGCCATTACCCCTGCCATCACATAGGGTGATTCTTGGGTATCTGATGGTGTAAACATAGAACGATACACATGCAAGGCATCGAACAGCTGGTCTGGCGCAAAGTGTGACGCAAAAGAATAAGGCAAGCTTACCGATGCAGCCAATTGCGCACTGTATAAACTTGAACCTAACAACCATAACGGAATATGTGTGTTAGCACCCGGCACGGCGATAATTTTCTGCCCAGGCTCTGGCGTACCTAAATAGTGTTGAAGCTCTTTTATGTCATCGGGGTAAGTGTCGACATGGGCGTTACCATTAAGATTGCGCCGTAATGCTTTTGCGGTAGCCATGTCGGTACCTGGCGCTCGGCCAAGCCCTAAATCAATACGCCCAGGATATAAAGTTTCAAGCGTACCGAATTGCTCGGCAATCACTAAAGGCGCATGATTAGGCAACATGACACCACCTGCACCTACACGAATATGATTGGTAGCGCCGGCAATATTGCCTAACATAATGGCGGTAGCAGAACTTGCCACGCCATGCATGCCGTGATGTTCAGCCAACCACACACGATGATACCCACTACGCTCAGCTTGCTTCGCTAACTCCCTAGAGTTACTTAATGCATTGCTAATGCTCTGCCCTTCACAAATAGGGGCAAGATCGAGTAGTGATAGGGGTAATGACATGGCTAACCTCATAAACGTTTTTTGCAGTGTATCGCAAACTCAATATACGCCGAAGTGCTTTGCCATGGTTCACCCCAGATTCGCGATATCAGGCATTACTTAGCAAATTTTCAGACCCAGTACTTTGCACACCCAGTTACTTTGCCAACCCAATTACCTTGCTGAAAGTGAACTGTGAAGTGCATTTTTATACGCTTCAAATGCCGGTATCGCCGAGGTAACAATAGCTGCTAAGGTGATCACACTTACCACTTTCAGCGTTTCTACCGTCAGCAAATTAGCACTTAAAAATAGACCATATTGCGACGCCAGCCAATCGCTCGATAAGGTTAACGTTACGCTAAGTAAAACTATTGCTGCCACAATAGCTAACAACACTAAAATGAGCGCTTCTACTAATACCAAGGTAAAGATAACCCTAGGGCCTGCACCTAATACACGCAAAACAGCAATCTCGTTTTTCCGTTGCTGCATAGACGCTAGCAACATGGTCGATAAGCCAAACAATGAAGATATGAGCACCAAGATACTGATAACGCGCAGTAGGTTTTCTACCGTGCCCATCATTTGCCAAAGCTCGGTCAGTGCCACACCAGGAAGAATAGCCATAAGCCTGTCGGTTTTATAGTTGTTGATATCGCGCTGAAGTTTAAACGTAGCAAATTTTGAGGTGAGCCCAAGCATGACCGCCGTTACACTGTCTGGCGTGGTATTTACCGAGGCTGCATCGTTGAGTAATTGGTTTTGCTTTGATGCCGACAAATGAATAGCTTCAATTGCGTTTAAGCTTACGTGCACGGTTTTATCCACCGGTGTGCCAGTGGCTGCAAGTATGCCGGTAATAGTGAAAGGGGTGTTATCATGATTGGTAAAACTGGTGTTACCAATACCATGAGATATCACCACACTATCTCCCACTTTATAACCCAGCACTTTGGCCACATCGGCGCCTATCACAGCTTCAAATAAGCTCGCGAAGGCCTGACCGTTTTGAAAACTGAGCGCTTGCTTGTTACCAAACTTAAAATGCTGAAAATAGTTATCGTTTGTTCCCATTACCCGAAAGCCGCGATGAGAATCCCCTAACGAGATAGGAATTGCCCAGTCCACTAATTGACCTTCTTGCAGTGCTTCATAGCTTTCATATTTGATGTTACTGGTGGGACTTCCCATCCTGAACACTGAATACAATAAAAGATTTAGCTGACCGCTTGGGGCGCCAACGATAAGGTCAACATCTGAAATAGTTCGGTTAAAGCTCTCTTTTGCCTGCTGGCGAATGTGCTCAACGCTTAGCAATACGCTAATACTAATGAGCAGCGAAAGAAACGTTAATACCACTGATTTTCTGCGACTACCTAAGCTACTCCACGCTAACGACACTAACATTACTTGGTCTCCGCTGGCTGTATTAGTGAAGACTGTTTTAGCGAAGACCCTTTTAGCGAAGACATCTCTACACTAGTTTCAAAAAACTTTTTCAAATACATATCGTGACTTACAAATATTAGTGTTGTGTTGTGCTGCTTACACATGTCGATGAGAATGGTCATAAAGGCGTCTCGTGCGGCAGCATCCAAAGCAGATGTAGGTTCATCAACAAGCAATATTTCGGGCTTGTTGATTAACGCTCGGGCAATGGCTACACGCTGCTGTTGACCTACACTCAACGCATTAGCAGGCTGCTGCAAAATAGTAGCGGGCAAATTAAGCCCGGTCAGTAGCGCTTCGGCTGCATCGGTTATATTGGTTTTGCCCGCTTTTGCAAAGTAAGTGGCCAATTCAATATTTTTAAGCACGCTTAGGTAAGGAATTAGATTGAATTGCTGAAATACCACGCCAATATGCTGCGCGCGAAACTTATCTCTTTGCCTAGCTGATAAAGCTGAAAAGGGCTTGCCAAGTAATGATAATTCGCCGCTTTGTGGCGTTAGCACCCCCGCTAGCAAGTTAAGCAAGGTAGTTTTGCCAGAGCCTGAATGACCATGTAAGAAAACACGATCACCGTAATTCACCTTCCACGTGGGTATATGCAACCCACTGCTGTTTGCATCTGCATAATGATAATTAACGTCATTTAGCGCAATAGCATTGCCTTGGTTAGGCGCTGCTTTATTGGAGTCTGCTTCATTTTTCAAAGGTTGCTCTGGTGCTGCTGACAATGTGAATCATCTCCTTTTTGCATTACGCCATGTTTGCGTAAAAGTGGATATAGCGGCCTCTCATTCTATTAGGCCGCCATTTAAGCCGAAACTAAGCCTAACTTGGCGTAAGAGTATGCTTAGCTAGACTTCAAATGTACAATCTAAAACCGTTATGTTATAACGTTTTACACTAACTGTTATAATAATTCTTGGCTAAATAAAATGATGAAGTTCTTCTTAAGCGCCCGCATTGGTATTTTTGTCGCGATAGCAGGCATGCTTTTTTATCCTACAACATATGCAGAAGATATCGAAGCGCCTGACTATCAAGAGGTAGAATGGACACAGCTAATGCCTGAGGAAGATTTGGCAGCACTGCTCAATCCGCCAGATTATTTAGCCGGTATTGAAGATGGTTCTCAAGAAGATTCAGTGGAAGCCT
Proteins encoded in this window:
- a CDS encoding LysR family transcriptional regulator, coding for MNMKLLRSLQIFVEVAESGSMSIAARNLHMTVSAISQQLRKLEQDIGLSLFNRNTRNLSLTEAGRIYYDTSKKMLDTAVEAQERIETLQDAPSGKVNIIAPEGFGGGLLSQPLQKLCEDFPKINVSLTLTDQPTDIIVSGADLLLGFTPVSDTNFSSLELATWRRILCVSAEHPLAKSPLESPDILQEYSYISHRHIEEYVMKHDKLDKVPLTSSRIELDSMQTLIQLTRDGLGYAVLPEPEVRHLLSEGSMKQLFTDWSLPDYTVYAVTPKRELVPAKISAAITCLQDWFSEI
- a CDS encoding GGDEF domain-containing protein, whose protein sequence is MEVVGKHREILRLRVALLIGALLLASFILADMALLPSPLYEFYLQNRLIYQIPVIFLVIALSFSRFFYAARSWIFAGLMVMLTFANFVLIYQSWVLYEFAFPYEGTILYAFYCVFALGVTYKLALVASIISIAGFIGLMVIAPVYGDRVMISTSFVVGSLFICAYAKYRLDRIVILLKSTNKKLNTLSREDPLTNLLNRRALMKEGERLLSLSKRQNLSFAVFMLDLDDFKKYNDAFGHQQGDDAIVAQADVMRAVFQRQTDILGRYGGEEFMVIVSGVSARQVEQSCQQILDIWDKKALPHASNASAKTVSCSIGAVVVTNIKGQTLEGLINQADNELYQAKAAGKGTYLLSTLS
- a CDS encoding 5'-methylthioadenosine/S-adenosylhomocysteine nucleosidase, which translates into the protein MKLRVISFLLCMSFVVVITGCANTSPVTQPQYGPASFTGDKFTAVMVAYAPEMEGILGKIDSDPDAQIHTTTTIKGITYRIGTYHDEPILVFATGMSIANAAMSTQMALDYFPVKQVVYMGIAGAVNPKWQPGDVIVPERWYYHDESVYTNEDAENPGEYVLPEYYAKFMEEQPARIAEDPHYPKYKPFQFIHPDEVLIVKDGMDKPEDTPYFTASPRLLNAAKTAMAEMPAQRILNERNAKLHVGGNGVTGSVFMDNREYRKWVRDVFTAEVTEMESTAIGQVCTINDVDWVIIRAISDLAGGQEGVNTENMYDKEVSRVGANVLFAVLDELAE
- a CDS encoding ATP-binding protein, with protein sequence MRIKSKLLAIYIPILFTGMALTGYWAYLTAYDSVREREYQLLTQTLSLTFIEFVRERHELLVDSGLENVPVFRDAYQKEVFDELAELHESTGKHFAVSDKSTGAELFSTYEAWAPINTANATITTINATDIAFGESEWRDQYVLFACSKFDPWNWKLTVSQSTDELESSLSKIAWLTIAITLFTVILVSLFIGKITQYFVISPIGKIKDATSSIAGNHKRVSIDVSGKDELSDLAQDVEAMSADIENYVERAQAANKAKTDFLAVMSHEIRTPLNGIQGLATLLLDTPLDDKQKQYASDLRSSATILANVINDVLDLSKIESGMSEVDVTEFNLDNMLNDLITLLGINASANHTRLEYKSKNLDSVLVTSDVTKLRQIVINLASNAIKFTHKGTVTVTASLKKVAGKLVEENRLVISVKDTGIGIEPDRLEHIFDKFTQSDSSISRRYGGTGLGLSIAKELSQILGGDVKVTSRVGEGSCFTMSAIVSARVIDSASLQEAQSNLNKNTILKPGISVLLAEDNAINAVVAQALLEQLGCTVTHVDNGLKAAVKVEEEAFDVIFMDIHMPVMDGVEATKRIRNLPSDVSQIPIIGLTAEAFKERHDAFKQDGMNDVVTKPITIEALKGSLLKLAL
- a CDS encoding NADP-dependent oxidoreductase, with amino-acid sequence MSSNKEILLVNRPNDRKIGSHLFETREQSIPSPGEGEILIKQTYMSLDPAMLGWMSEDRESYIPPVELGEVMRSSGVGEVIESNNPDFSVGDKVMGMTGWREYLVSNGEGFNKLQPGVTEEMALCVFALPGLTATTGLYNFGEPKEGETLVVTGAAGSVGSIVGQLAKADGLRVIGVVGSDEKADWIVNELGFDGAVNYKTDDLEAKLTELTPDKIDVFFENTGGPIQQHIFNRMNTHGRIVVCGMIADYQSENPAPGPNWIPLIKKRINVRGFAMPDHWGEVPQLIAKLSPYVQQGKIQYRSHMVEGIESAVEGLQMLFSGDNKGKMIVKL
- a CDS encoding porin, producing the protein MKQYFSLRASVCLALASMASSSVLAAGFQVNEHSANGFGRAMAGQAATPENASILATNPAAITEFKTAQFSAQVSYINPQVDIRGDMDVAVYNESGEVLFANTYDASEEDIATSAAVPSFFYTAPVNDKVSWGIGAFSNYGLATDYSDSYNGLHFADDAEVTSFTLNPVVAYKVNDTLSLGFGLNVTYAEAEIGTAIPQAFGALLGSDALGNATIVKMSGDDVAFGWNVGALWQATETTKLAFSYRAETELNLEGEIESDLGAIIPAVAELYNQGGSLDLDLAAITEVAINQQLNDEWSVQASVVFTEWSAFDKLNAELDSGDDLLLKEEDFEDSLRLSVGGTYLYSDKITLRAGYAYDDGAVSYEHRSLSIPDTDRHWYTVGATYALTESTSIDMAYAYIKGREAAVSQQRSIGTIVSDLTATEHAKANVFSLQVNTSF